One window of Bacteroides sp. AN502(2024) genomic DNA carries:
- a CDS encoding calcium/sodium antiporter, producing the protein MNILLLIGGLILILLGANGLTDGAASVAKRFRIPPIVIGLTIVAFGTSAPELTVSVSSALKGSADIAIGNVMGSNIFNTLMIVGCTALFAPIVTTRNTLRKEIPLCILSSIVLLICANDVFLDRASENILNRADGLLLLCFFAIFMGYTFAIASKPATTEQTEHPVIEEETEIKSLPWWKSILYIIGGLAALIYGGQMFVDGATGIARNLGVSESIIGLTLVAGGTSLPELATSIVAALKKNPEIAIGNVIGSNLFNIFFVLGCSASITPLHLCGITNFDLFTLVGSGVLLWLFGLFFAKRTITRVEGGIMILCYVAYTVVLIYNT; encoded by the coding sequence ATGAATATATTGTTACTCATCGGGGGATTAATCCTCATTCTTCTAGGAGCTAACGGATTGACAGATGGTGCTGCCTCAGTAGCCAAGCGTTTCCGTATTCCTCCCATCGTAATCGGTCTTACCATTGTTGCATTCGGCACTTCCGCCCCTGAACTGACGGTCAGTGTATCTTCTGCTCTCAAAGGCAGTGCAGATATTGCCATAGGCAACGTAATGGGAAGCAACATTTTCAATACATTGATGATTGTGGGCTGCACGGCATTATTCGCCCCGATTGTCACCACCCGCAATACACTCAGAAAAGAGATACCACTCTGCATACTTTCTTCCATTGTCCTGCTGATCTGTGCCAATGACGTCTTTTTGGATAGAGCTTCAGAGAATATCCTGAACAGAGCAGACGGTTTGCTATTACTTTGCTTCTTTGCCATTTTCATGGGTTACACTTTCGCCATCGCTTCCAAACCTGCCACAACGGAACAAACAGAACATCCCGTCATAGAAGAGGAGACAGAGATCAAATCACTACCTTGGTGGAAATCCATTCTTTATATCATCGGAGGTTTGGCTGCACTTATTTATGGAGGTCAAATGTTTGTCGACGGTGCCACAGGCATCGCCCGCAACTTGGGTGTCAGCGAATCAATTATCGGACTGACTCTGGTGGCAGGAGGTACTTCTCTTCCGGAACTGGCTACGTCTATCGTTGCCGCATTAAAGAAAAACCCGGAGATCGCCATCGGAAATGTGATCGGTAGTAACCTCTTCAATATTTTCTTTGTACTAGGGTGTAGCGCGAGCATCACGCCTCTCCACCTTTGCGGAATCACCAACTTCGACCTGTTTACGTTAGTAGGTTCCGGAGTTCTGCTTTGGTTATTCGGACTGTTCTTTGCCAAAAGGACAATTACGAGAGTGGAAGGAGGAATTATGATACTTTGTTATGTGGCATACACAGTGGTATTGATTTATAATACATAA
- a CDS encoding mechanosensitive ion channel family protein: MRYGKNKIKRSLLVLFLSFLAIGAQAQLEQAVKKIFAGDTITNGDVPLKRDSDSIHLANMQKLLEEARLNEANMRMEMEQMRLQMASADSVKYAQQRQLIDSLRQFTKGVPVVVDGDTLFYLFTKRGGYTSQQRAQMTGAAIEEIGRRFNLRPDSVLIDHSDIVSDLMYDSKVLLSLTDQDALWEGISRDSLARERQRNVITKLHEMKAEHGFWRMAKRVLYFVLVIVGQYFLFRLTNGLFRKLKARILRLKDTKIKPVSIQGYELLDAQKQANLLVFLSSIGRYILMGLQLLFSVPLIFIIFPQTEGLAYQLLGYIWNPIRGILVGIIDYVPKLFTIIVIWYAVKYLVRLVLYLAREVEAGRLKINGFYPDWAMPTFHIVRFLLYAFMIAMIYPYLPGSDSGVFQGISVFVGLIVSLGSSTVIGNIIAGLVITYMRPFKMGDRIKLNDTTGDIIEKTPLVTRIRTPKNEVVTVPNSFIMSSHTVNYSTSAREYGLIIHSEVSIGYDIPWRQVNQILIDAALNTPGVVDDPRPFVLETSLSDWYPVYQINAYIREADKMAQIYSDLHQNIQDKFNEAGIEIMSPHYMAVRDGNEVTIPKDDFRNCTPPGKAGERSKSE; the protein is encoded by the coding sequence ATGAGGTATGGAAAAAATAAAATAAAGCGGTCGTTACTGGTGTTGTTCCTTTCTTTTCTGGCGATCGGGGCGCAAGCGCAGCTGGAACAGGCTGTCAAGAAGATATTTGCCGGAGATACAATAACGAACGGAGATGTTCCTTTGAAACGGGATTCGGATTCTATCCATCTGGCGAATATGCAGAAATTATTGGAAGAGGCCCGGCTCAACGAGGCGAATATGCGGATGGAAATGGAACAGATGAGGCTACAGATGGCTTCTGCCGATTCCGTAAAATATGCACAGCAGAGACAGCTTATCGACTCTTTACGCCAGTTTACTAAAGGAGTACCGGTGGTAGTGGACGGTGATACCTTATTTTACCTTTTCACCAAACGCGGAGGATATACTTCCCAACAACGTGCTCAAATGACCGGTGCGGCGATTGAAGAAATAGGAAGGCGTTTTAATCTCCGGCCCGATTCTGTTTTGATCGATCATTCGGACATTGTTTCCGATTTGATGTACGACAGTAAAGTGTTGCTTTCTCTTACCGATCAGGATGCTTTGTGGGAAGGAATTTCACGTGATTCGCTGGCCAGAGAAAGACAACGGAATGTCATTACGAAACTGCACGAGATGAAAGCGGAGCATGGATTTTGGCGAATGGCAAAGCGTGTGCTCTATTTTGTTTTGGTGATTGTGGGACAGTATTTCCTGTTCCGCTTGACCAACGGGTTATTCCGTAAACTGAAAGCGCGTATCCTACGTCTGAAAGATACGAAGATAAAACCGGTATCTATTCAGGGATATGAATTACTGGATGCGCAGAAACAAGCGAATCTGTTGGTATTCTTGTCCAGTATCGGACGGTATATACTGATGGGATTGCAGCTACTGTTTAGCGTGCCGTTAATTTTCATCATTTTCCCGCAGACAGAAGGACTGGCATATCAACTGTTAGGGTATATATGGAATCCGATTCGCGGTATTTTGGTAGGGATTATCGACTATGTTCCCAAGTTGTTCACCATCATCGTTATCTGGTATGCCGTGAAGTATCTGGTGCGTCTCGTTCTGTATCTGGCGCGTGAAGTGGAAGCAGGACGACTCAAAATCAACGGATTCTACCCGGATTGGGCAATGCCTACTTTCCATATCGTCCGTTTCCTGCTCTATGCATTTATGATTGCGATGATTTATCCTTATCTGCCGGGCTCCGATTCCGGAGTGTTCCAAGGCATTTCGGTATTCGTCGGATTGATCGTTTCATTGGGATCAAGCACGGTGATCGGTAATATTATCGCCGGACTGGTGATTACTTATATGCGTCCGTTCAAGATGGGCGACCGGATCAAGTTGAATGATACCACGGGAGATATTATCGAAAAGACTCCTCTTGTTACCCGTATCCGGACACCCAAGAATGAGGTAGTGACCGTTCCCAATTCATTTATCATGTCGTCTCATACGGTAAATTATAGTACTTCGGCACGTGAATATGGATTGATTATTCACTCGGAAGTATCTATCGGTTATGATATTCCTTGGCGACAGGTTAATCAGATTCTGATTGATGCGGCATTGAATACTCCCGGAGTGGTAGATGATCCGCGTCCGTTTGTGTTGGAAACCTCTTTAAGCGACTGGTATCCGGTCTATCAGATCAATGCATATATCAGGGAGGCGGATAAAATGGCGCAGATTTATTCGGATTTGCATCAGAATATCCAGGATAAGTTTAATGAGGCTGGCATTGAAATCATGTCACCGCATTATATGGCTGTGCGGGATGGAAATGAGGTGACAATTCCCAAAGATGATTTTAGAAACTGTACTCCTCCGGGCAAAGCGGGAGAACGCAGTAAATCCGAATAG
- a CDS encoding tyrosine-type recombinase/integrase has product MKEKDLFCFMNTVIRQLEDEGRYGTAHVYRSTLNRIREFEGGRTFFPFQSLTRMWLKALENYLYRQGKSFNTISTYMRMLRAMYNRAAAQHFIPFDPLLFRRMHTGSRPGCSRALSTDTIHSILNPQKELPGDLEAVRRCFVLLFLLRGLCFVDLAYMRPTDLQSNRIFYCRRKTGRPLCIDVEPEASDILREYISRETDSPYLFPFVRAQGKASYRQYQSALRLFNKQLKRLSAFLGLEVKLSSYCARHSWATIANFRHYDKSMISNAMGHSSVKVTETYFQRYNDEEIARMNREIILYVSETGKKRSGKMYGKLLTSREI; this is encoded by the coding sequence ATGAAAGAAAAAGATTTATTCTGTTTTATGAATACGGTTATCCGGCAGCTTGAGGACGAGGGACGTTATGGTACGGCACATGTGTACCGAAGCACACTGAACCGTATCCGTGAATTTGAGGGAGGACGCACGTTTTTCCCTTTTCAGTCGCTTACACGTATGTGGTTGAAAGCTCTCGAAAACTACCTTTACCGTCAGGGAAAGAGTTTCAATACTATTTCCACTTATATGCGCATGCTACGTGCCATGTACAACCGGGCCGCAGCACAGCATTTTATCCCGTTCGACCCTCTGCTGTTCCGCCGGATGCATACGGGAAGCCGTCCCGGTTGCAGCCGTGCGCTCTCCACCGATACGATTCACAGCATCCTCAATCCTCAAAAAGAACTCCCCGGGGATTTGGAAGCCGTACGCCGGTGCTTCGTCCTGCTGTTCCTGCTCCGCGGACTTTGTTTCGTCGATCTGGCATACATGCGGCCGACCGACCTGCAAAGCAACCGGATATTCTATTGCCGCCGCAAAACAGGGCGTCCGCTTTGCATAGATGTCGAACCGGAGGCTTCGGACATTCTTCGGGAGTATATATCCCGTGAAACCGACAGTCCCTACCTCTTCCCCTTTGTCCGCGCCCAAGGCAAAGCGAGCTACCGGCAATACCAGAGTGCGCTTCGTCTATTCAATAAGCAACTCAAGCGGCTCTCGGCGTTTTTGGGACTTGAAGTGAAACTCTCGTCCTACTGTGCCCGCCACAGTTGGGCTACCATTGCCAATTTCCGCCATTACGACAAGAGCATGATCAGCAATGCCATGGGGCACTCGTCTGTCAAAGTCACCGAAACCTATTTCCAACGTTACAACGATGAAGAGATTGCCCGGATGAACCGGGAAATTATTTTGTATGTAAGTGAAACCGGTAAGAAGAGAAGCGGGAAAATGTATGGTAAACTACTGACAAGCAGGGAAATATAA